Proteins from a single region of Drosophila biarmipes strain raj3 chromosome 3R, RU_DBia_V1.1, whole genome shotgun sequence:
- the LOC108031866 gene encoding microtubule-associated protein futsch, with translation MTTATSLPRVPEGLRDLMKVYTKEVLREKPADLYGFSANFFNLIVGEKSQKAVRKYEPAQTYETIMKNRIRQQVPLSLVFNIIPEKLTELIKQFIKAVLREKPENIYVFAQEYFQRMSKEQSGRIEYTRYSTYEKSLKDKENVTPGSKVTCECGRILSGKPKDVENRYTDTKLAEADQRTFSSRITYLQSVVIIQRRIRRFLRERKIGRDKDKCNSVEYLTAILLIQRQVRRFLAKRRVEKLKNSRDVRGPSAKFNTGDYMKAVVVIQRHYRIYLRKRQEQNRLKNDPVSLATAAIIIQRAFRRMVASQRAKRNASSATDQAEELNDNASETGSYTSVSTALLSTESTELGMATYEERVHQKIIHEDEEVENNNVDAGLEKEFSAEPIKGEGKSMRKSEILSGALIENMIRKPSLENLKDFHSESKDFETEMEIEAEKNKTSQDLEPEIKSVKASLDLESVPQSEQKAQKESEELDSESRTKTGSLDVESENEPKIEPDTKDQKTKNHSETITENLRTDVVDQETGEFIDIEKSKVIENKESGDGKEGDEGKETAEKRDIDSTDDVRNSKILNPIMESNETIPPSNSMISESQEPPIEKEVTPTVSIEIEHVDDFSDESAPTLQDSYVDRAKDSSEGDSKEQESKKVINVEIESLKKVLANNNRETREQGSPVETSDDQILETSGDAGTPNEENNSTVEDGSNPKSREKRSIEDDELVNPNLETQESFAKDDISPTVESHLKPINQDEISNDQELNEDESSNTEPKMGDIPKAQTNSKDEIISAEPSSPEVSSDLQIEETITEEKDDSEKSKNVMKSNSQSIDEPDITSIADASELSKTEIKTETDNNHELTKKGVELNPEINRLNKSLENISEESNPEVEEVPAEAASEETQNIQTLSQQETIAIGSESLETEETGLSEGNIKKDKSEESKDDFHNFDVFTEGTDLKDEVKPLIKDINNSMGESIEQANPTLEDPVTTDLEPHVESPNNVVSELDSQSDVEEVKNSDSEVQQKIKTSLEDTVIDGKNEKTEISQLDDKEDKVQKAINSSLDNVETHKLENDHVVLDRLLSEKSESAPTNEQQSGEEMLAVNSEPSEDVESKLEDETTELDKILTEGSKSSQAEDQQFEYDHLKINSEAKPVEDSNLEDESAELKIKNISSGVSENSQTDAKRLDEEIIPVKSESVQAEDSKLINEITESNSIQPDGTEALPTEHKNLNSVDETIESTVLPSSLENGSSAAKGDIPKSVDGDLTYAINGSDKGIPGENKSQNSDDRRTESTDNNSLSAIEDAPKSGDDVVEFPTQDISKEMSMADTAIAVMELSSENKTESIIAEVDKKKSEDKDAEYNSGEESGVASLVAADKDSTEIESEENIDHKELEPDVEIDKNGEGPVAVLDKDESSDHPRETETSPLGQKEMKSTSVVVEDKDSAESQTKNDSPVPQNPEQKNSSLLVSNQLIGTQNLPTNHIEIEKNTKKLSNPIAKDKDIGTLASGRLVPTPIAELQLKSFKNPNDDGAWYDIYVEPKTTSDKDLEKIPPSNVTKPSEAGQQKVPVVDEPIIVSERTPSYYTPKEIVETPAPRAKNSVSFFVSFDSDDGKPKYKIPKRFRDQSKTDTIKDEKNSEDIPSESDADSNEEEIEVIEVSEGDPEYQQTGGSKLQTILELDNESDQSTELCNQSYALESKQINDTAEDNADKTKSPKSNTVHFEEAYKTDMLNITRSVRIIERAYQRFKIRDSLKSYESDLEKQNRAAKIIQKWVRDSLKKKSSTSKTSKEIIAAKKIQRAYRRYAEKNNKMKSASLVSPERTKNKEIAALVIQKAFRLYSQRKHDTLNKSQSLVDIEIKQNNAAKKIQRTYRRYLQLSDKSDKTNSSKSQEPKETEHPVESNTNPNDSLILSMEPEIISEFQSKEQEDIEKTIDAGSKSIDTFESNDKKETINEFKTEELNDKEKVEETISNPIHISSLAEEPKLIKEIKKDDIQELERVSKSLSQSNLFKSSSQSEILPELPPELQEIKSPENAGSSPLRTLNSTDEQKIINNVQTEELKDIEKSDKDKPESKKDEFQTSPIHPVKDDGKSSAALIIQRAFRQYMERRKLENVDDNSFDSITSSRITAIEASNYPTAGTTPSESLAQEVTEESGEDAAEVQPKSEWFVGSTRIVPSQGVVEEPLGLETDPEPAAITSKTELDTSTQVESVETVDRTHGYGLLESKINTGISSSEVDESLGVTSEKDNAVSSGLAGLTEASEAGLDSVEDPHLQLQSDYGGIVQSLDTASTQELVNSFLENEIEYSSRQGPFPSASLLQEVVEEPCIKKSASLVNLSEGESEPDAANQKAETTDSSISETTGLDTLSADTIDKATVKLSKPEEVIEKMALLRDTKSHDRLSSADPSFDEPVVRPMSSLQEQSSVDIEDGDIIVYNRLQRDETRESSAQSDSVVFGEAESAKNQEKDLLNEEESGRVHLMRHYTIAGDDPRGLFRSVTIDDALNYTENGDGMGINSTNSFCLDDETSENIRKKMMAYSLSETDSDYFDPRKGSKEDFDVDTAMADDMGTSTETESTIVSAATKIQAGARGFLTRRRLRRASAGTKSSTLDTKASFGNDAISESLERFIEEEAAKKIQAAYRMHTRKRKGHNRKIEGISLESNLAARRQKLQRGDALRNDSTPDDENSVNSSGGQAQKSLKSGKNKTVGETKSRADMELRWLKMRQNSMPVQIDCEVFRVIPKHMRKRIKSAEANKRK, from the exons ATGACTACGGCCACGAGTTTGCCCAGGGTTCCCGAGGGTCTGCGGGACCTAATGAAGGTGTACACCAAGGAGGTGTTACGTGAAAAGCCGGCTGACTTGTATGGATTTTCTGCCAATTTTTTCAACCTGATTGTTGGTGAAAAATCACAGAAAGCGGTGCGGAAATACGAACCGGCGCAAACTTATGAAACCATCATGAAAAACCGCATTCGTCAGCAGGTTCCCCTGTCCCTTGTGTTCAATATAATCCCCGAAAAGTTGACTGAACTAATAAAGCAATTTATAAAGGCAGTTCTAAGGGAAAAACCCGAGAATATTTATGTATTCGCACAGGAATACTTTCAAAGAATGTCCAAGGAGCAGTCGGGACGAATTGAGTACACCAGGTATTCGACCTATGAAAAGTCATTGAAGGACAAGGAAAACGTAACTCCCGGATCGAAGGTAACCTGCGAGTGTGGACGAATACTGAGCGGAAAACCTAAGGACGTGGAAAACAGATACACGGATACCAAGCTAGCTGAGGCAGACCAGAGAACATTTTCCAGCAGAATAACATACTTGCAGTCGGTTGTCATCATTCAAAGACGAATTCGCCGGTTTCTCAGGGAGCGAAAAATAGGTCGCGATAAGGATAAATGCAATAGCGTGGAATATCTGACAGCCATTCTCCTGATTCAAAGACAAGTTCGTCGCTTTTTGGCCAAGAGGCGGGtggaaaaacttaaaaattcaCGTGACGTCCGAGGGCCGAGTGCTAAATTTAACACTGGCGACTATATGAAAGCCGTTGTCGTCATTCAGCGACATTATCGCATATATTTGAGAAAGAGGCAGGAGCAAAATCGATTGAAAAACGACCCAGTATCCCTGGCAACAGCCGCCATCATAATCCAGAGGGCCTTCAGAAGGATGGTGGCCTCGCAAAGGGCCAAACGGAATGCTTCTTCAGCCACCGATCAGGCCGAGGAACTCAATGACAACGCCTCGGAGACAGGGTCCTACACATCCGTCTCCACCGCACTGCTATCCACGGAATCCACCGAGCTGGGAATGGCCACTTACGAGGAACGAGTCCATCAAAAAATAATCCACGAGGACGAGGAAGTGGAGAACAATAACGTTGATGCCGGCCTTGAGAAGGAGTTTTCGGCAGAACCCATTAAGGGCGAAGGAAAATCGATGCGAAAAAGCG AAATTCTTAGCGGTGCTTTAATTGAAAACATGATTCGCAAACCTAGCTTGGAAAATCTAAAGGATTTCCATAGTGAATCAAAAGATTTTGAAACGGAAATGGAAATCGAAgcggagaaaaataaaactagtCAAGATTTAGAACCggaaattaaaagtgttaagGCCAGCCTAGATCTAGAGTCGGTACCTCAATCTGAGCAAAAAGCTCAAAAGGAAAGTGAAGAACTCGATTCGGAATCTAGAACTAAAACAGGAAGCTTGGATGTAGAATCAGAAAATGAGCCTAAAATAGAACCTGATACGAAagatcaaaaaactaaaaaccatAGTGAAACTATTACAGAAAACTTGAGAACAGATGTTGTTGATCAAGAAACAGGCGAATTTATAGATATTGAAAAATCTAAAGTCATTGAGAATAAAGAAAGTGGTGATGGAAAAGAAGGTGATGAAGGAAAAGAAACTGCTGAGAAAAGGGACATCGATTCTACTGATGATGTGCGAAATAGCAAAATCCTAAACCCTATTATGGAGTCCAATGAAACAATTCCACCATCCAATAGTATGATATCTGAAAGTCAAGAACCTCCAATTGAAAAAGAAGTAACTCCCACGGTTTCGATTGAAATTGAGCATGTAGATGATTTTTCAGACGAATCCGCTCCAACCCTTCAAGATTCTTATG TTGATAGGGCTAAGGATTCCAGTGAAGGCGACTCAAAGGAACAGGAGTCTAAAAAAGTAATCAATGTGGAAAtagaaagtttaaaaaaggttttagcCAATAATAATAGAGAAACTCGTGAGCAAG GTTCTCCTGTGGAAACTTCAGACGATCAAATTTTGGAAACATCTGGTGATGCTGGAACACCAAATGAAGAAAATAATTCTACAGTTGAAGATGGAAGTAACCCAAAGAGTAGAGAAAAAAGAAGCATTGAAGATGATGAGTTGGTTAATCCAAATTTGGAAACACAGGAGTCATTTGCAAAAGATGATATCAGTCCCACAGTCGAATCACacttaaaaccaattaatcaGGATGAAATTAGCAATGACCAAGAGTTGAATGAAGATGAATCTTCAAATACCGAACCAAAAATGGGAGATATTCCAAAAGCACAGACTAACTCAAAAGATGAAATAATTTCAGCTGAACCATCAAGTCCAGAAGTCTCTTCGGATCTTCAAATTG AAGAAACCATAACTGAGGAAAAAGATGATTCTGAGAAAAGCAAAAATGTTATGAAATCCAATAGTCAATCTATAGATGAACCTGATATTACAAGTATTGCAGATGCATCTGAATTGTCAa AAACTGAGATAAAAACTGAAACAGATAATAACCATGAATTAACTAAAAAAGGGGTTGAACTGAATCCCGAAATTAATCGTCTGAACAAAAGTCTTGAAAACATTTCAGAAGAATCTAACCCTGAAGTTG AAGAAGTCCCAGCTGAGGCTGCATCAGaagaaacacaaaatatacaGACATTGTCACAACAAGAAACCATTGCAATTGGATCTGAAAGTTTGGAGACTGAAGAAACAGGCTTATCTGAAGGCAAcattaaaaaagataaatcTGAAGAATCCAAGGATGATTTCCATAATTTTGATGTCTTTACTGAAGGTACTGATCTAAAAGACGAGGTCAAGCCCTTgattaaagatataaataacaGTATGGGAGAGAGTATAGAACAAGCAA accCTACATTAGAAGATCCAGTTACCACGGACTTGGAACCCCACGTTGAAAGTCCCAACAATGTTGTTTCTG aacttgATTCCCAAAGTGATGTGGAAGAGGTGAAAAACAGCGATAGTGAGGTTCAACAGAAAATTAAAACGAGTTTAGAAGACACTGTCATTGatg gtaaaaatgaaaaaacagaaatttcACAATTGGATGACAAAGAGGACAAGGTTCAAAAGGCAATCAACTCTTCATTAGATAATGTTGAAACTCATAAATTAGAGAACGATCACGTCGTACTGGATAGACTATTATCTGAAAAATCAGAAAGTGCACCTACTAATGAACAGCAATCTGGTGAAGAAATGTTAGCAGTCAACTCCGAACCATCGGAAGATGTCGAGTCCAAATTAGAAGACGAAACTACCGAGCTagataaaatattaactgAAGGATCAAAAAGTTCACAGGCTGAAGACCAACAATTCGAGTACgatcatttaaaaatcaacTCAGAGGCTAAGCCTGTTGAAGACAGTAATCTGGAAGATGAATCTgcggaattaaaaataaaaaacatatcaTCAGGGGTTTCAGAAAATTCCCAAACTGATGCTAAACGATTGGATGAGGAAATTATCCCAGTCAAATCGGAATCTGTGCAAGCAGAAGATAGTAAATTAATAAACGAAATTACTGAATCAAATAGTATTCAACCTGACGGAACAGAAG CATTACCAACAGAACACAAAAATCTTAATTCGGTTGATGAAACTATTGAAAGCACTG TGTTGCCGTCTTCATTAGAAAACGGTTCATCGGCTGCCAAAGGAGATATCCCCAAAAGTGTAGACGGCGATCTAACATATGCAATAAATGGTAGTGATAAAGGAATACCCGGGGAAAACAAATCCCAAAATTCTGATGATCGAAGAACTGAAAGCACGG ATAACAACTCATTGAGTGCAATAGAAGATGCCCCTAAAAGTGGAGATGATGTTGTTGAATTTCCAACACAGGATATAAGTAAGGAAATGTCCATGGCAGATACCGCCATTGCAGTTA TGGAATTATCCTCTGAGAATAAAACTGAATCTATAATAGCCGAAgtagacaaaaaaaaatctgaGGACAAAGATGCTGAATATAATTCTGGAGAGGAATCTGGAGTAGCATCACTTGTTGCAGCTGATAAAGACAGTACAGAGATTGAAAGTGAAGAAAACATAGATCATAAAG AACTAGAGCCTGATGTGGAGATAGATAAAAATGGAGAAGGACCTGTAGCCGTCCTGGACAAAGATGAATCTTCAGACCATCCACGTGAAACCGAAACATCACCTTTAGGacaaaaagaaatgaaaagcACATCTGTCGTAGTTGAGGATAAAGACA GTGCGGAATCTCAAACCAAAAACGACTCACCTGTTCCTCAAAATCCCGAA caGAAAAACTCTTCATTGCTTGTATCTAATCAATTAATTGGCACCCAAAATTTACCTACTAACCATATTGAGATTGAAAAGAACACCAAGAAGTTATCTAACCCTATTGCAAAAGATAAAGACATTGGCACCTTAGCGTCGGGGCGTCTGGTACCCACACCCATTGCTGAGTTGCAGCTTAAGTCATTCAAAAATCCCAACGACGATGGCGCCTGGTATGATATATATGTGGAGCCCAAGACGACTTCTGATAAGGATTTGGAAAAAATTCCCCCTTCAAACGTAACCAAACCATCTGAGGCGGGTCAACAAAAAGTCCCAGTTGTAGATGAGCCTATAATTGTCTCGGAAAGAACTCCGAGCTACTATACCCCCAAGGAAATCGTAGAAACCCCCGCACCAAGAGCTAAGAACTCGGTTTCATTTTTTGTCTCATTCGATTCGGATGATGGAAAACCGAAGTACAAAATACCCAAAAGGTTTAGAGATCAATCGAAAACAGACACTATTAAGGATGAGAAGAATTCCGAAGATATACCATCCGAATCTGATGCTGATTCCAATGAAGAGGAAATTGAAGTCATCGAGGTTTCGGAGGGCGATCCCGAGTACCAACAGACGGGTGGCAGTAAGTTACAAACCATATTGGAACTAGATAATGAAAGTGATCAGTCCACTGAATTGTGTAATCAAAGCTACGCTTTAgaatcaaaacaaattaatgatACAGCGGAGGATAATGCGGATAAAACAAAGTCCCCAAAAAGTAATACCGTGCATTTTGAAGAAGCCTACAAAACTGACATGTTAAATATTACGCGATCTGTACGGATCATAGAAAGAGCCTACCAAAGATTTAAGATTAGAGACTCATTAAAGAGCTATGAATCGGATTTGGAAAAGCAAAATCGGGCtgctaaaataatacaaaagtGGGTTAGGGACTCATTGAAGAAAAAATCATCGACATCCAAAACCTCTAAAGAAATTATTGCTGCGAAGAAAATTCAAAGAGCCTACCGAAGATAtgctgaaaaaaataataaaatgaaatctgCTAGTCTTGTGTCTCCAGAAAGgactaaaaataaagaaattgcTGCACTTGTTATACAAAAAGCGTTTAGGCTATATTCTCAGAGAAAACATGATACACTTAACAAAAGTCAGTCTTTAGTTGATATAGAAATTAAGCAAAATAATGCAgctaaaaaaattcaaaggactTACAGAAGGTATCTTCAATTATCCGATAAATCAGATAAGACAAATTCATCAAAGTCTCAAGAACCTAAAGAAACTGAACATCCAGTGGAATCAAACACAAATCCAAATGATTCTTTAATACTATCTATGGAACCAGAAATAATTAGTGAATTTCAGTCTAAAGAACAAGAAGATATTGAGAAAACTATAGATGCTGGTTCGAAGTCAATTGATACATTTGAATCAAACGACAAAAAAGAAACTATAAATGAGTTTAAAACGGAAGAACTAAATGATAAGGAAAAGGTAGAAGAAACCATTTCCAATCCAATTCATATCTCAAGTTTAGCTGAGGAAccaaaactaataaaagaaataaagaagGATGACATTCAAGAGTTAGAAAGAGTTTCCAAGAGTTTAAGTCAaagtaatttgtttaaatcgTCAAGTCAATCAGAAATTCTACCTGAATTGCCCCCTGAGCTACAGGAAATAAAGAGCCCTGAAAATGCTGGATCAAGCCCACTTCGAACTTTAAATTCAACTGATgagcaaaaaattataaacaatgtACAGACAGAAGAACTCAAAGATATAGAAAAGTCTGACAAAGATAAGCCAGAATCCAAAAAAGATGAATTTCAAACTAGTCCCATTCATCCAGTAAAGGATGATGGAAAGTCCAGTGCAGCTCTAATAATACAAAGAGCATTCAGACAATATATGGAAAGAAGAAAGCTTGAAAATGTTGATGATAACTCCTTTGACTCGATTACCAGCTCACGAATAACGGCCATAGAAGCCTCCAACTATCCAACTGCAGGCACCACGCCATCAGAAAGTTTGGCCCAAGAAGTCACTGAAGAATCAGGCGAAGATGCTGCGGAGGTCCAACCGAAGTCCGAGTGGTTTGTGGGCTCAACTCGCATAGTACCAAGCCAGGGAGTCGTTGAAGAACCTCTTGGGTTAGAAACCGATCCAGAGCCAGCTGCAATCACAAGTAAAACCGAGCTCGACACCAGCACGCAAGTAGAATCAGTTGAAACAGTAGATAGAACGCATGGCTATGGCTTGCTTGAGTCCAAAATAAATACTGGTATTAGCAGTTCTGAAGTCGATGAGAGTCTGGGCGTTACGTCTGAAAAAGATAATGCAGTCTCTTCTGGTTTAGCAGGTTTAACAGAGGCTTCTGAAGCGGGTCTTGACTCAGTTGAGGATCCACATCTCCAATTACAATCCGACTATGGTGGTATCGTACAGT CTCTAGATACTGCTTCAACTCAAGAACTGGTTAATAGTTTTCTGGAGAATGAGATTGAGTACTCGTCCAGGCAAGGACCTTTCCCAAGTGCTAGTCTTCTTCAAGAGGTTGTAGAGGAACCCTGTATAAAGAAGTCTGCTTCACTGGTTAACCTTTCGGAAGGCGAATCAGAACCAGATGCGGCTAATCAAAAAGCGGAAACTACGGATTCTTCAATATCCGAAACCACTGGTTTGGATACGCTATCCGCAGATACCATCGACAAGGCAACTGTTAAGTTGTCCAAGCCAGAGGaagtaattgaaaaaatggCGCTGCTACGAGACACCAAGTCCCACGACAGACTTTCCTCGGCAGATCCCAGCTTTGATGAGCCCGTAGTGCGACCCATGAGTTCCCTGCAGGAGCAATCCAGCGTGGACATCGAGGATGGAGATATCATTGTATACAATCGTCTGCAGAGGGACGAAACCAGGGAGAGCTCGGCCCAAAGTGATTCCGTGGTCTTCGGCGAGGCAGAATCCGCAAAAAACCAGGAAAAGGATTTGCTCAATGAGGAAGAATCCGGAAGAGTGCATTTAATGAGGCACTACACCATTGCTGGTGACGATCCGCGTGGTCTGTTCAGATCTGTGACCATTGATGATGCTCTAAATTACACCGAAAATGGAGATGGAATGGGCATCAATAGCACGAATAGTTTCTGCTTGGACGACGAAACCTCGGAGAACATTCGCAAGAAAATGATGGCCTACTCGCTTTCTGAAACGGACTCGGATTACTTTGATCCGAGGAAGGGCAGCAAGGAGGACTTCGATGTAGACACGGCCATGGCAGATGACATGGGCACATCCACTGAAACGGAATCCACCATTGTGTCAGCCGCCACAAAGATCCAGGCGGGGGCACGAGGATTCCTCACCAGGCGTAGATTGCGTCGGGCCAGTGCCGGGACAAAGTCCTCCACCTTGGACACCAAGGCGTCCTTCGGCAACGATGCAATCAGCGAGTCCCTGGAACGTTTCATCGAGGAGGAAGCGGCCAAGAAGATCCAGGCCGCCTATAGAATGCACACCCGGAAACGCAAGGGTCACAACCGGAAGATAGAGGGCATCAGCCTGGAGAGCAACCTGGCCGCCAGGCGCCAGAAGTTGCAGCGCGGGGATGCTCTTCGTAACGATTCCACCCCCGATGATGAAAACAGTGTGAATAGCAGTGGGGGTCAGGCTCAAAAAAGCTTAAAATcgggcaaaaacaaaacagttg GTGAGACAAAGTCAAGAGCCGACATGGAATTGAGGTGGCTCAAGATGAGGCAGAACTCAATGCCCGTGCAAATTGATTGCGAAGTTTTCCGAGTAATACCCAAGCACATGCGAAAGCGTATAAAGAGCGCCGAGGCGaacaaaaggaaataa